Within Flavobacterium pisciphilum, the genomic segment TAACAGTAGCATTAGGAGCAAGTCCACCTTCTAAAATTTCGTCCCATCCAAAGATTTGTCTTCCATTTGCATTAAGGAATTTCTCCATACGTTTTATGAAGTAACTTTGAAGTTCGTGTTCGTTTTTTAAGCCTAATTCCTTTATTCTTTTTTGGCAATTTGGACATTTCTCCCATCGAGATTTCGGGCATTCATCCCCACCAATATGGATGTATTCGCTAGGGAAAAGTGCCATTACTTCTTTTAAAACATCTTCTAGAAAAACAAAAGTTTCTTCTTTACCTGCGCAAAAAACATCTTCAAATACACCCCATGATTCAATTACCTTTAGGTCAGATGAAGGAAAGCAGGCTAGATTTGGGTAAGCGGCAACAGCGGCAGATGCATGCCCAGGCATTTCAATTTCTGGAATAATGTTTACAAAATGATCTTCGGCAAATTTCACAACCTCTTTAATTTCTTCTTGGGTGTAATACCCTCCATAAGGGATATTGTCAAAAAATCTTGGGAATCTCTCGAACTTATTTCCAACAAGTGTTTGTGCTCTTATAGATCCAATTTCGGTGAGTTTCGGATATTTTTTTATTTCAATTCTCCAACCTTGGTCATCTGTTAAATGCCAGTGAAAATTATTTAATTTGTAATATGACATTTGGGCAATGAAGTCCTTAATGACAGCTGCTGAGAAAAAGTGTCTGCAAACATCTAAATGTAAACCTCTATATGGATATCTTGGTTGGTCTATAATTTCTGCAGTTGGTAGTTTTATCTGAGAATTAATGGATGGATTATTTGGTAGAAGCTGGAGTAAACTTTGTACTGCATAAAATAAACCTTGTTCTTGACCGGTAACAAAAATTCCTTTAGAAGTAATATTTATTTTATAGGCTTCTTTGTTTGTTGGTACCGAGGCAGGTTCGGTTGTAAATTGAACAAGAATGTTAGCTTTACTTTTTGGGGTATTTTTGTTTATGACAGATTCGAAAATTTGAGCAGTTTTAAGTTCTTTAGGTGTGTATTTGTTGTTTTTGAAAACAATTTTTATTTGTCCTTTTATGGTAATGCTATCGCCAGTTTCTTTGTAGAAATTTGGCGCTGGTATTATTGTGGTATTGTTTAATGACTCTTGGGCATTTCCTAAAGAATAACATAGTATTAGAATGAATAAGAGGGTTTGTTTCATGTTTGGGTTTTGATTGGTTAAAAACAAATTTAAAGCTTATAATGGGATTAGTTGTTTTTTGTGCAAAAAAATTGCACGCTGTGTTTTTGTATTTAATGTATTGTAAATGATAAGATTGTCTTGTTTGTTTGTTCTATTTTTATTTTGGTTAGCAATATAATTGCATTATTTTCTTATTTTTGTTTTAGTAAAAAGAACCTTATGAATGATAATGAATTGGTTAATTATACCAAGGAAGAAAGAAAAGCTCATATTTTAAAAGAGATTAATTTACATACCCGAGTGAGTTTTGATACACTTTCTAATAAGTTGTTTGTTTCAGAAGATACTATACGAAGAGATATAAATGAACTTGAATCTGAGTCTTTATTGATAAAAGTGAAGGGTGGAGCTATGACAAAAGCATATCATCATTCTTCGGTATCACAAACTTATGCTGGTGAATCTAAGCAAATAATTGGAAAAAAAACAGTAGGATTGCTTCATGACGGGATGGTTCTGCTACTTGGTGGAGGTACTACTATTAGAGAGTTCATCCGATTAATTCCTAACGATTTAAATCTTACAATTTTTACTGTGACAGTTTTGTCTGCAGTAGAACTTTTGGATAAACCCAACGTTAAAGCTATAATGATTGGAGGTAGTATTTCTCCTTATAGTCAAATGTGTGTTAGTGGAGATGTGTATCATCAGTTATCAAGTATTAAGGTTGATTTATTAATTTTAGGAACAAATGCACTAGATATCGAGGGTGGTTTTTCAGATTCAGATTGGGACACTGTTCAGGTAAAGAAAGCAATGATTCAAGCTTCTAGAAAAACGGCTATACTTAGTATATCTGAAAAATTAGATACTGTTTTAAAGATGAAAATCGCGAGTTTATCTGAAGTTGATTATGTTATAACTGAGATAGATCCGGATCATGAAAAATTAAAACTATACAAGCAAGCCGTTCCAGGTTTGACTTTAATTTAAGACCAATTTTTCATTAAAAAGTTAATCCAGTTTTGATGGAATATTTTTTTTAGATCTTCTTCTGCATAACCATGGCTTCTAAAAATGAAAACTAATTTTTGTAAATCGGCTATGGTATCCAAATCATATGGTGTTTGCTCAGTTCCGAATGCGCCATCTAGGTCTGAGCCTATACCAATGTGATCTGCATTTCCAGCTATTTGACAGATGTGATCCATGTGTTTGAAAGCTGTTTCTAGATTGCATTGCATACTGAGTGGAGTAGAAATTCCTCTTTGCCAATTAGGTACTAACATCCAGGCATCTAATGCTCCTCCTATCACAGCGCCTCTGGAAATAAGTTCTTTTATTTGTTCATCACTATATTGTCTATTATGATCAACTAAGCTTCTGCAATTATTATGGCTTGCCCAAATAGGGCCATTGAAATTTTCTAATGCTTGCCAGAAAGCATCATCACATAAATGTGTTGCGTCTAAAATAATATTTAAACGTTCCATTTCTTTAAGTAATTCGATTCCGTTTGCTCCCATTTTTCCAGTCGAATCGGTTCCGTTGGCATAACGACCTGGGCCATAATGGGCGGGGCCAATAGCTCTTAGCCCGTAGTTGTATGCTTTTTCGAGGTATGGAATGTCAATGATAGAATCGGCACCTTCTAGGCTTAAGATATAGCCTATAGGTTTTTTATCATTTGAGGTACCATCATTCCATAATTCAATTTGTTGCTGTAGCGATTTTTTGTCAGTGATTGCAACCATTTCACCTTCTTCTTCCATGGATTTGTACCATGCCACTTGTGCTTGAGTTTGTGCCCAAGCTTGTTGTGGAGAATTCCAACCAGGAATTGTGCTGCCAGGCTTGACAAATCGTGCAATTTGAGTTGCTACCACAATACCAATGTTCCCTTTTCTTAAATCAGGAAATGAGACCGTAGCTTTTTCTCTGTCGGGTTTGTCATTCATCCCTTTTTCTAGATGGCGTAATGTAGTTACATCATTTCTTAAATCTCTGTTCCATTCCATAGCATTCATGCTTAGGTCAAGATGGGCATCAAATATGAACATAGTGTTTTTTTTAAAAATTTATTTTTCTATTACGGGCAAGAACAGTCCATTGATCGTGAATTTCTTGCTGAGAGTTTACTATTTGAACTGTTTCGTATAGCGCACAAGTTGGACAAATATGATAAGGGATAGCATAAATAGTATCTCCTATATTGTATGGTTTGGCTCCTTTGTTCTCTAATACTAAGTGTTCTTCTGAATGTGATATTGGAATTAATTTGTCGTCATTTAAAATAGTCAAACGCTTGTCTAATGGGTTTTCAGATGCTACAGATTTGTATCCGATATCAATACATAGAGTGTTTTTTGTAGGTTTAGATATAACTGTTCCAACTAAAACTGCTGCAGGTTTGAAATTTTGTTCTGGCAAATTGTTTTGGTAATTAATATCCCAGAATACAAATGTGCCTGGGCTGCATTCGACATTTTTTTGACTGGTATAAAAAGGAAATGTATTGGAGCCACCAGCAACAACCTTTAGTTTGCAATCTAGTTTTTGCTCTAGTTTGAAAAGTTTATCAATTATTTGAGTAAATGTATCTGATGCTATTTTGATTCGCTCATCAGCTGAGCCTTTTAAATGACCATCATAGATATGTAATCCAAGAAATTTTATATTGGATAAATTGATTATTTCGCAAGTTAAATGATCCCAATTACTTTTATAGTCTACACCAGTTCTATCCATTCCGGCATTTATATCCAGATAAATATTTAATGTTATATTGTTTTTTTTACCTAATTCTGATAATTCATTTGCTGTCTCGAAATTGTCAACAATGGTTGAGAAAATAAGATTAGGGTATTTTTGCAATAAACTAATCCAACGCTGTTGTTTTAATTTGGTTGGTTGGTAGGCTAATAATATATCTGTAATATTATGAATCGCACATAATTCTGCCTCAGCAATAGTTGCACATTTAACCTTGTCTATCTTATATGTTTTATACAAATCAAGAATTTCTCCTAATTTATGTGTCTTTATATGTGGTCTTAATTTTTGAATATCGCCTTTTACAGATTCAATTAAATGCTCGATATTGTATTGAATACGATCAGTATAAAGTGCTAAAAAAGGAGTGTCAATAAGAGTTTCCGGTTTTATTTCCCACCAATTATTTTTCATGTCTTCAGTTTCTAGATTTTTCAACTATAGTGATTAAGTTTTTAAAAGCTGCAAATGATTTGTCATAATCTAATTGGGATAAAACTTCTTTTGAAAACAAATGTGATCCTATCCCTACGCAAACAACTCCTGCTTTAAACCAGGGTTTTAAATTATTCTCTTCTAATGTTACACCACCACTAGGCATCAGTTTTAAATTTGGGAACGGTGCTTTTATGGCCTTAACGTAACTCGGTCCTCCTATTTTATCGGCAGGAAATAATTTTACAATTTCGGCTCCTAATTTGTTGGCATGAATGATTTCGTTTAATGTAGCTGCACCGGGAATCCAGTATAGATTGTTTTTAAAGCAAAAGTTACCTATTTCAGAATCTGTATGTGGACATACTATGCAATCAGCGCCTAGTTTATGATATGCTTCAGCATCATTTAAAGTTAAAATCGATCCTACAGCTAACTTAATATTTAAATTATTCGTGTTTCTAAAATTTATCATTTGGGCAAAAACTTCTTTTGCATCTGGTGAACGAGCTGCAAATTCGATGATTTTAATCCCTGAATCTGAAGCGGATTTTAGTATTATTTCGGCAGTTTTAATCCCAATTTGTGTTACTAAAGGGAGTACTCCTTGCGTTTTTAAAATATCGTACATTTTGTAATTATGTTTTATCTATTAATTCTATTGCTTGAGCCATTTTTGATAAAATGGTTTATTTCTTCAGGAGTGGTTATGGCAAAATCTCCTACTATACTCTGTTTTATAACTCCGCATGCTGTTGCCCAATCTATGCATTCTTGCCCGGATAGATCATTTTTAAGGCTGTAGAGTAATCCTGCGGTGAAGGCATCTCCTGATCCGATTTGATCAGTTACAAGATGTATCAAGTAGGGTTTAGATTCGTAAAAAGTACCTTTATGTAGTAACATGCCTGAATACAAATGAGTTTGGCCTTCTGATTTTCTGAAACTCATGGCTAGTGTATCCAGATATGGCATTTTTTCTTTTAGAAGATCATAGGTTTTTAGAAACCGATCTGAATCGGAATCATTTTTGTCAGTTTTGATATTGAAATATATTTCGGTTGAATCTAAATCGGCAATAGTAATTGTGCTGTAATAGAGTAGTTCAGGCATGATTTCTGAAGGTTTTTTTCCATATTGCCATAATTTAGTACGGAAATTAAAGTCAGATGATATTGTTATGCCTTTGCGATGAGCAGCTAATATTGCTTCTTTACATACTAAATTGGCTTCGTTGGAAACACCAGGGCTAATGCCTGACCAATGAAAATGTGTTGTGTTCTCTAGAACTTCATCCCAATTAATTTCATTTTCATTAATCGTTGCAAATGCTGAATTGCTTCGGTCATAGATTACTTGCGATTGTCGTATTTGGTTACCAGATTCAATAAAATATAAGCCAATCCGATCTCCTCCATAAATGCAATTAGTCGTGCCTACTTTGTATTTATGGAGTTCGTTTAATGCGAGTTGGGATAAATCGTTGTTAGGTAGGCGAGTAATATAATTGGTCTTTATACCTAATTGTGAAAGTAATACACAAACATTTGCTTCAGCTCCACCTATGTGAATCTGCATTTCTTTGGCTTGTGTAAATCGATTGCCATGAGCTACACCCATTCGCAATAATAACTCACCAAATGTTGTAATTTTTGTTTGTGAAGATTTCGTTTTCATTTCAAATGGATTTAGTGTAATTCAAAAATAGCTTCAACTTCAACAGGAATATTATCGGGTAATGAGCCCATTCCTACGGCACTTCTTACTCCAATTCCATTTTCTTGTCCCCATACTTCAGCAAATAGTTCACTGCAACCATTGATTACATAAGGATGTCTTAAGAAATCAGAGCTACAATTAACCATTCCGAGTACTTTGATGACTCTTTTTACTGCGTTAAGACTATCAAAGTTGGTAACAATAGTAGATAGCATTGTTAGTCCTACTTGTCTTGCTGCTAATTTCCCTTCCTCAATGTCCATGTCGTCCCCAATTCTTCCAATAATTAATGATTTATCATCTCTTACAGGTCCGTGTCCAGATAGGTATAAGTATTTGCCATCTATTAAAAATGGTTTGTATATTCCAAGAGGCATTGGTGCTGGAGGTAACGTTAGGTTAAGCGTCTCAAATTTTTCTTGTGGTAATAAATCCATAGTAGTTAATGTATAAAAGTGTTTAATATAAAAATAAAAATAATTCCAAGAATAGATACAAATGATTCCATTACTGTCCACGATTTAATTGTATCCTTCATACTGGTTCCAAAGTATTCTTTGAACATCCAGAATCCGGGATCATTTACATGTGAGCACATAAGGCTACCTGCACCTATTGAAAGGACTAGTAAATTTGGGTCTAGCCCTTGTAGTTTTAGTAAAGGTAATAATACACCGGCTGTCATTAAACCGGCAGCAGTAGCTGAGCCAACACAAATTCGTATTAATGCAGCAATTAGCCAAGCAAGCAAATAAGGGTGGATGTCTATTTTTATTAAAGAATCAACAATAGTCTGGCTAACACCACTTACCATCATTATTTCTTTTAAACTCCCAGCTCCACCAATTATAAGTATTATCAAGGCAACGTCTTTAATGGCTATTGCATATTCATCCATGATTGTTTTCATGTTTTTACCTGTACGAAGACCTAGTGTATATGTACAAATTATTAATGAGATTAGCATAATAATACTAGGCTCTCCTATTGTTTGACATACTAACTTTACTTGTTCGTCTTTCCAAATTAAAGGAAGTAACGAGGTAATTGTTAAGCCAAAAACAGGGAATAGAGAAGATGTTATACTAGTAAAAAAGCTAGGTTTTGTTGTTAAATTTATAGGTTCTTCTGTTGGGACTATGGCATTCTTATCATTAGATTTAATATTCTTGAGTGTGTTTGAGAATAACAAACCAGCAATAAGAATGGTAGGTATGGAAACTACGATACCGTAAGTTAAAACCAGACCGATATCTGCATTTAATATATTGCTCAACGCCATTGGTGAGGGGTGAGGAGGCAAGAAACCATGTGCTACCGAAAGTGATGCTAGCATTGGAATAGCTATATAAACTTTGGGTAATTTAAATTGATTGGCTACAGAAAATATCAAGGGTACCAAAAGGATAAAACCTACGCTGTAAAATAAAGGTATTCCAACTATAAATCCTGTAATCATTAGGCCTAGGCGAACATATTTCTCACCTGTCCATTGCATCACTGTTTTTGCGATTACAGATGCTGCACCAGAAGTAACGGTAAGTTTACCAATGCAGGTACCAAAAATAATGATTAAGGAAATTGACCCGAGCATATCGCCTAGCCCTTTTTGAACTGTCCCTGTTAATGTTGTTATTGGCAGACCTAATGCGAGGCCTGCCAGTAAAGATGTTATGATAAAGGCAATAAATGGATTGATTTTAAACCATGTTATTTGTAACACTAAAAAAATAATGCATGCCGAAAGAATTATTATGCTCATTTAATTTATTTTACTATTTATCCCACCACATTTTTGTTGTAAATGAATCGCTACCCTGACGTTTTATGGCTTCAGCTAAGTTAGCTGAATTAACTGAATATTCGCCAGTTGGGTATTTGATACGCCTAGGAATTGTTCCGTTTGTTACATTTCCTGGAAAATTAACCGGAACTAATATTGGGTAGCCAGTTCTTCTCCAATTTGAATAAACTTCTTGCTCATCTACAAATAAGGTAATCCAAAATTGGGTATGTATTTGATTCATTTTTTGATCAAATGTGCCACTTGCCATGTATGGATTTTCAGTTAAGTATGGTGTTGCATCCGTTATGGTGTAAGAAATACCATAAATCCCAGCATTTAGAAAAGAGGCTTTTACGGCTTTTTCGTATAAACTCTGATCGCTTTCTCCCGTATACCAACCTCTTAAAGCCGCTTCGGCCAGATATAAATTTGTTTCAGCATTACTAAGTATAATAAGAGGAGAGTCAACTCTTAGAACAGTGCTTTGATTGGGCTCTGAGTAAGTAGCTTGTTCAATTGGAGTTGGTGCTGTTTTAAGCCCATTTGGAAAACCTTTTTGGACTTCTGGATTTGTGTTTTGCACCGTGCCTTGCCAAACGCCAGCATATACGCTAATTCTTGGGTCGTTGGTTGATTTTAATACGTCAATAAAGGTTTTGCTAAGTTTTCCACCTTCATTGTTTGTTTGCCCATACGATCCTTTTGAATAATCAAGTCTTATTGGGTCAAAAGCAGAAGGATTGCGATTAAAATCGTTAGGTCCATTAGTATATTTCATGATAGCATTGTCTGCAGTATTGAGGATTACTCCACCTGTAATTGCTTTGTTTACCCAAGTTTTAGAGAGGGCAGGGTCGACTTTGCTTAATCTCATTCCTAGACGAAGCATTAATGAATAAGAGAATTTTTTCCATTTATTGATATCTCCATCATAAATAAAATCAGCTTTTCCAAAACTAGGTTTGGAAGCGTCCAATGCTAATGCTGCCTCATCTAGTTCTTTTAGTAAGTCTTTGTATATAGACTCTTGGCTGTCATATTTAGGTAGAAAAATATTTTCAGTTCTTGCTTTTGCAGCTTCAGAATAGGGTACATCACCGTATAAATCTGTAAGACGATGATATAGATATGCTCTCCAGATTCTGGCAATGTTTAGCTTATTGCTATCATTCGGATTGTTTTTTAATGTGTTTATGACAATAGTTATCTGATTTATTGAATTTGGATAAGCTTGTGCGAAGTATGCTGAGTAGTAAACTTCATTATCAAGATATTTGTCTCCAACTCCGGAAGCTTCTTTATAGGTTGAATAATGCTGGATCATTTGCCCGGATTGAAGAATTGCTGTGAAAAAATAATTATTATTTAAGCCTTCTAGTTGGGATCTGCTAAAGATAAAATTTGGATTGGGTTTGTCTACTGAGTTTGGATCTGAATTGATTTCTTCAAAATCTTTTGAGCAGGCAGATATAGTTAATATAAGGATGCCTATTATGTATATGGATAGTATCTTTTTCATGTCTTTTAATTTATTGAATCATCATTAAAAATTAGCTTATATTTTAACATTTAAACTTAAACCGAAGCTTCTAGTTTTAGGCACTCCAAATTGTTCTATACCTTGAGCGTTACCTGCACTGAATACAGATTCGGGATCTACATTTGGAGTTTTTTTATAAAGAATGAATAAGTTTCTAGCAACAAATGAAATTGATGCACCTTGTATTTTTGAAAGTCCTTTTATCTTGTTTAGTGGTAACTGATATCCAATGATTATTTGTCTCAGTTTTATAAAACTTGCATCATATATAAAGGTTGATGAAATGTTTCTTAGCCCATCATAATAAGTTCTTAGGTTTTCTGGAGCAATAACCATGTCAACAGGGGCGCCATTTACATCGACACCTTTTATAGGTAATCCATTTTCACGACCATCCAATGTAAGCTTTGTTAATCCCATTCGAGTTCCGTATAAGTCGGTGCCAGAATATAAGCTTCCACCAAATTTACCATCTATAAGGAAGCTAAATGTTAGTGCTTTGTATCTAAATTCATTACTGATTCCTGCTCCCCAAGGATGTACACCTTGACCTAGTTCTTCAAGCGGTCCTCTTGCAATAGTTGCTGAGCCACCACTTACATTGTAGACAGTGTTTCCGTTTGCGTCTTTAAGAGGTTTGTATCCTTTTATTATACTGTAGGGTCTGTTAACGTCACTTGTAATTGTGGCGTAGCCATTTACAGAAGTTGCCATTGTTATAGAGCTCAATTGATCGGTTAAGGCTACTACAGTATTTTTATTGTAAGAGCCGTTTAAGGTGATGTCCCATGAAAAATTTTCTGATTTCATGATTTTTCCATTTATTAAAAGTTCAATACCTCTATTTCTCATCTCGCCAAGATTTAATAGAGACGTGGATGCTCCTGATGCGTTAGAGATTGTAGTTTCTACAATGTCGTTGGTAGTTGCACGATTGTACCATGCAAAATCGATATTCATGCGATTGTTGAAGAATCCTAAATCAGTTCCTATCTCAAATGTGGTTGAAGTTAAAGGGCTTAATGTAGGATTAGGTACTCTTGAACTAGTTGGGCCTTGTAACTGCTGTCCGTTATGCCCGCCTTGTAGCATAGAGTAAGAAGCATTTAATGCATATGGATCTGGAGTCGCTCCTCCTACTTGTGCCCAAGAACTTCTTAATTTGGCAAATGAAATCCAATGAGGCATTGTTACTATTTCCGAAAGGATTAAGCTACTTCCAATAGAAGGGTAGAAGACGCTATTGTTTCCTTTGGAAAGAGTAGAGAACCAATCTTGACGACCTGTAAAGTTTAAAAAGAATACGTTCTTGTAGTCTAAATCTATTGCGCCATAAACAGAGTTGGTTTTTGTTTTTCCGTATGGATAAGTATAGCTTAATGTGGCTAAGTTTGTTAATGAGTAGAAATCATCTAATACAAATCCAGAACCTTCTGCTCTAACTTCGTCTCTTAATGTAGTTCGAGAGTTAACTCCTAATAAGGCAGTTAAGGAAATGTCTTTGTAAATGTTTTTCTTGGTGTAATTAAGTATAGCCTCAGAGTTTATATTGGATAATGTTACTTTTGAGCTTTGAGCATATCCAATTGGATTGTTTAATGTTGTTTTTGGAATGTATCCAAAAAAGTCATAATTAGTATAATCTTGTCCAATACGTCCTTGTAAAAACAAATCGGGTGTGAAATTTAATTTTACGTTCAACATTCCTATGAAACGGTTTTTCGTATCGTTATTTCTGATTTTATTAATTACATATTGAGGGTTAGTTGCTATTGGAACAGGATTCCAAGCTACTTCTTTTCCGTTTTCATCATATCCAGGGGCAAGGTTTCTAATGTCAACCGTATTAGCAATCATATAAGTTCCCCAGTTTGGATTCGCCTCTGCATCAGATACAGTTGGTCGATTGTTTGATTTTTCAATATTATATTGAGTTACTATATCAAATTTTAACCAATCAGTTAAGTTCACATTGCTCGCTAGATTGATTGTTTTGCGGTTAAAGTCAGAGTTGGGAACAATGCTTTCGTTGTCCATATTCGAGAAAGAAAGACGCCCATTAGCGTTTTCAGCACCACCTGTTAATGCAATTGAATTGATATAGGTGGTTCCGGGTCTGTAGAAATTTTTGATGTTGTCTTTTTGCGGGCTATAGGGTCTTTTTACTCCGTCAAATTGTATTACATCTGTTCCGTCCATTTTAGCTCCCCATGACCAGCGTCCTGCATCTACAGCCTCAGCTTGTGTTAGTGGTTTCTTTCCACTAGCACCAGATCCGTATTCGTATTGCCAATCTGGAATTACCGATGGAGTTTCCAATGTAAATGAAGTGTTGTAATCTATTCCTATTCCTTTTTGGGCACCACCTCTTTTGGTTTGTATTAAAATTACTCCATTTGCAGCATTTGCTCCATATAGAGCTGCAGCGGTACCGCCTTTAAGTACTGTTATGGTTTTAATGTCATCGGGGTTTATAAGTGAAGTACCATCACCTCTGTCTACGTTTATTCTTGTTGAATTTGCACCATTACCAATGTTGGGTAAATTAAGTTGTGTGTTGTCTATTGGTAAATCATTTACAACATACATAGGTTGGTTGTTTCCGTTTAATGAACCGTTTCCTCTTATTACAACTCTGCTGGATCCATTTGGACCTGTTGCGGTGCTGCTAACATTTACTCCAGCAATTTTACCAACTAATGCATTGGCTATGTTTGCTTCTTTTGCCTTGTTGAATTCAGATCCTTTTAGTTCGGTTACTGCGTATGTTATGGATTTGCTTACTTTTTTAACTCCTAATGCAGTAACAAAAACTTGGTCCAAAACATTTTCAGATGGTTTTAAGTTTATGGATAATTGAGTTGTACCGTTTATTTTTGATTCGATTGTTTCGTAGCCCATGTAACTAACAATGATATAGTTTTCATTTTCTGGTACACTTAATTTAAAGTTTCCGTTTTCGTCCGAAATTGTTGCTATTTTGTTGTTGCTCTTAGCGTATATAGTTGCTCCGGCAATGGGCATTCCATCATCTTGGCCAATTACTTTACCGCTAATCTCAATTTGGTTGGTATTTTGTTCAATAAAGTGCTTTTTTATTGCAAATTCATGAGCGTTTACTGAAAACATCATTCCTCCGATAAATACTAGGGATAATAACTTTTTTTTCATAATTCACTGGTTTACATTAATTTAATGTTTATTTGGTTTTTGATTAGTATCCAAATATATATAATTAATTTTCATACACGCAATATTTTTGCATTAAATATGCAAAAATATTGCACATTTTTTTTGCATAATGTTTTTTTATTCCCAAAAGACTGATGTTTGTTGAGTTGGGTGTTTTTTTTAAAAGGATAATTTTTAAATTTGAGTTTGATAAAAAAATTAATCTTAAAAAGAGTATTTTTATAATATGAAAATAGCACTAATTCAATCTGCCCTTCATTGGGAAAACCCTGAGAAAAATCGAAATCATTTTGAGCGTGAAATCAATGAAATTAACGAAGCTGTTGATTTGATTGTATTGCCTGAAATGTTTTCTACAGGATTTACGATGAATCCTTCTCAAGTAGCCGAAACTATGAATGGGGAAACCGTTTTGTGGA encodes:
- a CDS encoding GntP family permease, which gives rise to MSIIILSACIIFLVLQITWFKINPFIAFIITSLLAGLALGLPITTLTGTVQKGLGDMLGSISLIIIFGTCIGKLTVTSGAASVIAKTVMQWTGEKYVRLGLMITGFIVGIPLFYSVGFILLVPLIFSVANQFKLPKVYIAIPMLASLSVAHGFLPPHPSPMALSNILNADIGLVLTYGIVVSIPTILIAGLLFSNTLKNIKSNDKNAIVPTEEPINLTTKPSFFTSITSSLFPVFGLTITSLLPLIWKDEQVKLVCQTIGEPSIIMLISLIICTYTLGLRTGKNMKTIMDEYAIAIKDVALIILIIGGAGSLKEIMMVSGVSQTIVDSLIKIDIHPYLLAWLIAALIRICVGSATAAGLMTAGVLLPLLKLQGLDPNLLVLSIGAGSLMCSHVNDPGFWMFKEYFGTSMKDTIKSWTVMESFVSILGIIFIFILNTFIH
- a CDS encoding SusD/RagB family nutrient-binding outer membrane lipoprotein gives rise to the protein MKKILSIYIIGILILTISACSKDFEEINSDPNSVDKPNPNFIFSRSQLEGLNNNYFFTAILQSGQMIQHYSTYKEASGVGDKYLDNEVYYSAYFAQAYPNSINQITIVINTLKNNPNDSNKLNIARIWRAYLYHRLTDLYGDVPYSEAAKARTENIFLPKYDSQESIYKDLLKELDEAALALDASKPSFGKADFIYDGDINKWKKFSYSLMLRLGMRLSKVDPALSKTWVNKAITGGVILNTADNAIMKYTNGPNDFNRNPSAFDPIRLDYSKGSYGQTNNEGGKLSKTFIDVLKSTNDPRISVYAGVWQGTVQNTNPEVQKGFPNGLKTAPTPIEQATYSEPNQSTVLRVDSPLIILSNAETNLYLAEAALRGWYTGESDQSLYEKAVKASFLNAGIYGISYTITDATPYLTENPYMASGTFDQKMNQIHTQFWITLFVDEQEVYSNWRRTGYPILVPVNFPGNVTNGTIPRRIKYPTGEYSVNSANLAEAIKRQGSDSFTTKMWWDK
- a CDS encoding SusC/RagA family TonB-linked outer membrane protein, with the translated sequence MKKKLLSLVFIGGMMFSVNAHEFAIKKHFIEQNTNQIEISGKVIGQDDGMPIAGATIYAKSNNKIATISDENGNFKLSVPENENYIIVSYMGYETIESKINGTTQLSINLKPSENVLDQVFVTALGVKKVSKSITYAVTELKGSEFNKAKEANIANALVGKIAGVNVSSTATGPNGSSRVVIRGNGSLNGNNQPMYVVNDLPIDNTQLNLPNIGNGANSTRINVDRGDGTSLINPDDIKTITVLKGGTAAALYGANAANGVILIQTKRGGAQKGIGIDYNTSFTLETPSVIPDWQYEYGSGASGKKPLTQAEAVDAGRWSWGAKMDGTDVIQFDGVKRPYSPQKDNIKNFYRPGTTYINSIALTGGAENANGRLSFSNMDNESIVPNSDFNRKTINLASNVNLTDWLKFDIVTQYNIEKSNNRPTVSDAEANPNWGTYMIANTVDIRNLAPGYDENGKEVAWNPVPIATNPQYVINKIRNNDTKNRFIGMLNVKLNFTPDLFLQGRIGQDYTNYDFFGYIPKTTLNNPIGYAQSSKVTLSNINSEAILNYTKKNIYKDISLTALLGVNSRTTLRDEVRAEGSGFVLDDFYSLTNLATLSYTYPYGKTKTNSVYGAIDLDYKNVFFLNFTGRQDWFSTLSKGNNSVFYPSIGSSLILSEIVTMPHWISFAKLRSSWAQVGGATPDPYALNASYSMLQGGHNGQQLQGPTSSRVPNPTLSPLTSTTFEIGTDLGFFNNRMNIDFAWYNRATTNDIVETTISNASGASTSLLNLGEMRNRGIELLINGKIMKSENFSWDITLNGSYNKNTVVALTDQLSSITMATSVNGYATITSDVNRPYSIIKGYKPLKDANGNTVYNVSGGSATIARGPLEELGQGVHPWGAGISNEFRYKALTFSFLIDGKFGGSLYSGTDLYGTRMGLTKLTLDGRENGLPIKGVDVNGAPVDMVIAPENLRTYYDGLRNISSTFIYDASFIKLRQIIIGYQLPLNKIKGLSKIQGASISFVARNLFILYKKTPNVDPESVFSAGNAQGIEQFGVPKTRSFGLSLNVKI